A portion of the Oncorhynchus nerka isolate Pitt River linkage group LG27, Oner_Uvic_2.0, whole genome shotgun sequence genome contains these proteins:
- the LOC115127066 gene encoding major histocompatibility complex class I-related gene protein-like: MGKLSVFLFVLSFSTIVNAGSGSHSLWALANYIIGETPFPEFTVVVMLDDIHVAYYDSNDKQPVYRGPKPTGKIHDELFQDGDYVFGIMYHHMKGRSFHLKHHFNLTGGVQVQQRMSGCEMLDSGEPALIMEKDTFNAIYTDQTLYYNMTHFTYDAGKLRPGYDGVRREYLRTLFGNVFLPICIRTLKTILKREKNVVMRKVPPRLRLIKKEVSGEFQVSCLAFGFYPRHINMTLLRDGQPVAEQELTGGEVLPSGDGTYQLRKSLEVSTEELKKRHNYTCTASHLSLDNKLDVSWESGAERVHLSTLSVLLVMLLILILLGIFICVKWRRRTASQT; the protein is encoded by the exons ATGGGCAAACTGTCTGTCTTTTTGTTTGTTCTTTCCTTTTCCACCATTGTCAACGCAG GTTCAGGATCACATTCTCTGTGGGCACTTGCAAATTACATCATCGGAGAGACGCCTTTCCCTGAGTTTACGGTTGTGGTGATGTTGGATGACATCCATGTGGCTTACTATGACTCCAACGATAAACAGCCTGTCTACAGGGGACCTAAACCAACAGGAAAAATACATGATGAATTATTTCAGGACGGAGATTATGTGTTTGGAATTATGTACCACCACATGAAAGGCAGATCATTTCACCTAAAGCACCACTTTAATCTCACAGGAGGTGTTCAAGTTCAGCAAAGAATGTCTGGCTGTGAGATGTTAGACAGTGGTGAACCAGCTCTGATCATGGAAAAAGACACTTTCAATGCCATTTATACAGATCAAACGTTATATTACAACATGACACATTTTACATATGATGCTGGGAAACTACGACCAGGATATGATGGGGTGAGGAGAGAATATCTTAGAACACTTTTTGGGAATGTTTTCCTTCCCATTTGCATCAGAACACTGAAGACAATCctgaagagagagaagaacgTTGTGATGCGTAAAGTTCCTCCCAGACTCAGGTTGATAAAGAAAGAGGTTTCTGGAGAGTTTCAGGTGAGCTGCCTGGCGTTTGGTTTCTACCCCCGCCACATCAACATGACCCTGCTGAGAGACGGCCAGCCAGTGGCAGAACAGGAGCTGACAGGGGGGGAGGTGCTGCCTAGTGGAGACGGGACCTACCAGCTGAGGAAGAGTCTGGAGGTCAGTACTGAGGAGCTAAAGAAGAGACACAACTACACCTGTACTGCCTCTCACCTCAGTCTGGACAACAAGCTGGATGTCAGTTGGGAGTCTGGGGCAGAGAGAGTTCACCTATCCACCCTCTCAGTTCTACTGGTGATGCTGCTGATTCTTATTCTATTGGGCATTTTCATTTGTGTCAAATGGAGGAGACGCACCGCATCGCAGACATAG